A region from the uncultured Sunxiuqinia sp. genome encodes:
- a CDS encoding DoxX family protein, whose protein sequence is MAKLLGPRTNDAITNIWLLLLRVSAGGFMLTHGIPKFLKLIEGNTQFADLFGLGSTVSLILAVFAEFLCSVLLIFGIGTRLSVIPLIATMSIAAFQIHGNDPFQRKELALLYLVIFVTILVFGGGKFEAGRIFKGR, encoded by the coding sequence ATGGCAAAATTACTTGGACCAAGGACAAATGATGCAATAACAAATATTTGGTTACTTCTACTAAGAGTTTCAGCAGGAGGGTTCATGCTAACCCATGGAATTCCTAAATTTTTGAAACTTATAGAGGGAAATACACAATTTGCTGATCTCTTCGGATTAGGATCAACGGTTTCATTGATTCTCGCAGTATTTGCCGAATTCCTTTGTTCGGTTCTCTTAATCTTTGGAATCGGCACTCGCCTGTCGGTAATTCCGCTTATTGCTACTATGAGTATTGCTGCTTTTCAAATTCATGGAAACGATCCATTCCAACGCAAAGAGCTTGCATTACTCTACTTGGTGATCTTTGTAACAATATTGGTATTTGGTGGTGGGAAGTTTGAAGCTGGCAGAATCTTCAAGGGGCGCTAA
- a CDS encoding MBL fold metallo-hydrolase, with translation MRLFLLLIALFIVTSNYVHAQVERPEKVAVDITYIANSGFLIQVNDKKVLVDALFKDIESEYYDSPSKQLTQRIINGESPFEGINLVASTHEHVDNFDNNITAAVLASHSEAKFVSCAKTVEQVENTSQYQQIRDQLVEITPEQLTHIDTVINGIDVRVYRINHGPYYIEDPLTGRKTDIYRFAEHLGFRFTIDGVSFFHCGDSNSNALDEYHRLRLDNENLDFAFLGRGFLYQPQGQGVAIMKKYIQAKHYIIMQIQHDDNEYYKEVADAVKPGIPSVKVFEREMETKTYEVDLKPQMLSNQ, from the coding sequence ATGAGATTGTTTTTACTTCTAATTGCGCTTTTTATTGTCACTTCAAACTATGTTCATGCTCAGGTTGAGAGGCCGGAAAAGGTGGCGGTTGATATTACGTATATCGCTAATTCCGGATTTTTGATTCAAGTGAATGATAAGAAGGTATTGGTTGATGCTCTTTTTAAGGATATTGAAAGTGAATATTACGATAGTCCATCGAAGCAGTTAACCCAAAGAATTATTAATGGAGAAAGCCCGTTTGAAGGGATTAATCTTGTTGCTTCGACTCACGAACATGTAGATAACTTTGACAATAATATTACTGCTGCGGTTTTAGCAAGTCACTCGGAAGCTAAGTTTGTTAGTTGTGCAAAAACTGTTGAGCAGGTCGAAAATACAAGCCAGTATCAACAAATAAGAGATCAGTTAGTTGAAATTACTCCCGAACAGTTAACTCATATTGATACGGTTATTAATGGAATTGATGTGCGGGTTTATCGAATTAATCATGGACCTTATTACATTGAAGATCCTTTAACAGGTCGTAAAACAGATATTTACCGATTTGCAGAACACCTCGGATTTCGTTTTACAATTGATGGGGTTAGTTTTTTCCATTGTGGAGACAGTAATTCGAATGCGCTGGATGAATACCACAGACTCAGGTTGGACAATGAGAATCTTGATTTTGCCTTTCTTGGCCGCGGCTTTTTGTATCAGCCACAAGGACAGGGCGTTGCCATTATGAAAAAGTATATTCAAGCAAAACATTACATCATCATGCAAATTCAGCATGATGATAATGAATATTACAAAGAAGTAGCAGATGCCGTAAAACCGGGTATTCCCAGTGTTAAAGTTTTCGAACGAGAAATGGAAACCAAAACATATGAGGTTGACTTAAAACCCCAAATGCTCTCCAACCAATAA
- a CDS encoding MBOAT family O-acyltransferase, translating to MIERIKNIVGNIWQYRPDEPLFYTGIAFWIAFTLVLAVYSFVYKKKQIRNSYLLLVSWFFYFQMSGAFLSLLIFSCAMNYGFGLLIHKQRRKQLWVGIAIGLNLLILGYFKYAYFFLDNVNLFFETDFKVFNWIGWLINQLAHDVVDVNSILLPIGISFYTFQAISYLVDIYRGDAEVVKNPLDFSFYLSFFPQLVAGPIVRASSFIPQLYQRFRLKKEEFSHSVFLIVKGLFKKLVIADFLALNFIDRVFEAPLAYSGLENLLSVYAYSIQIYCDFSGYTDIAIGLALLLGFKIPVNFNAPYQAYNLTDFWGRWHISLSLWLRDYLYIPLGGNRKGSARMYINLLITMILGGLWHGANIRFLIWGAIHGVGLVVEKFIRRIFSLQTKPKKWKRLLSVFVTFQVVSIAWIFFRARDYSIVQQLFFQIRHHFMPRDLARGWESYHWVIFVFIIGLVTIWFPDVLKERMRGGFIRLPSWGQIPVILIALFLITLVAHSTLQPFIYFRF from the coding sequence ATGATTGAGCGGATTAAAAATATCGTTGGAAATATCTGGCAATACCGGCCGGATGAACCGCTATTTTATACTGGCATTGCTTTTTGGATTGCGTTTACCTTGGTGCTTGCCGTTTATTCATTTGTTTACAAAAAAAAACAAATTCGTAATAGTTATTTGCTGCTGGTAAGCTGGTTCTTTTATTTCCAAATGAGTGGCGCATTTTTATCATTACTGATTTTTTCTTGTGCCATGAATTATGGGTTTGGCTTACTTATTCACAAACAAAGGCGGAAGCAGCTTTGGGTAGGAATTGCAATCGGATTGAACTTGCTGATTTTAGGATACTTTAAATATGCCTATTTCTTTCTGGACAATGTAAATTTGTTTTTTGAAACCGATTTTAAGGTTTTCAACTGGATTGGTTGGTTGATTAATCAGCTTGCTCATGATGTGGTCGATGTTAATTCCATTTTGCTGCCAATTGGAATTTCATTTTACACCTTCCAAGCAATTAGCTATTTGGTCGATATTTATAGAGGTGACGCAGAGGTGGTCAAAAATCCGTTGGATTTCAGCTTTTATCTCAGTTTTTTCCCGCAGTTGGTTGCCGGGCCAATTGTTCGCGCATCTTCATTTATTCCTCAGTTGTACCAGCGGTTCAGGCTGAAGAAAGAGGAATTCAGCCATTCCGTTTTTCTGATTGTAAAAGGACTGTTTAAGAAATTGGTTATAGCTGATTTCTTGGCCTTAAACTTTATCGATCGGGTTTTTGAGGCACCTTTGGCGTATTCTGGATTGGAAAATTTATTATCAGTCTATGCCTACTCCATTCAAATTTACTGCGATTTCTCGGGCTATACCGATATTGCGATTGGGCTGGCACTGCTGCTGGGATTTAAAATCCCGGTCAATTTCAATGCTCCGTATCAGGCATATAACTTAACCGATTTTTGGGGTCGTTGGCATATTTCGTTGTCGCTTTGGTTGCGCGATTATCTGTACATACCCCTCGGAGGAAATAGAAAAGGCTCTGCCCGAATGTATATTAATCTTTTAATTACAATGATTTTGGGCGGATTGTGGCACGGCGCTAATATCCGATTTTTGATTTGGGGAGCTATTCACGGTGTTGGGCTGGTGGTGGAAAAATTCATTCGGCGAATCTTTTCACTTCAAACTAAGCCAAAGAAATGGAAGCGGTTGCTTTCTGTTTTTGTGACATTTCAGGTAGTAAGTATAGCCTGGATATTTTTTCGAGCTCGCGATTACAGCATTGTGCAACAGCTGTTCTTTCAGATTCGCCATCACTTTATGCCCCGCGACTTGGCGAGAGGTTGGGAGAGCTATCATTGGGTGATTTTTGTTTTTATTATTGGTCTGGTTACTATTTGGTTTCCTGATGTGCTCAAAGAGAGAATGCGAGGCGGGTTTATACGCTTGCCCAGCTGGGGCCAAATTCCGGTAATACTTATAGCTTTGTTTTTAATCACCTTAGTTGCTCATTCAACTTTGCAACCTTTTATTTACTTCAGATTTTAG
- a CDS encoding transglycosylase SLT domain-containing protein: protein MRKGLGILVVLVSFTIQNVFAKRIEKAAIKRIRTIEVVALDSVQGYQKKYVTPDENLNDIFAEKIDSLVNSWYMRNVFDRPERIENQDSIPIVSLPDSIYIERLQAIDSYVDLSFNKTVKNFIELYTQRRRDQVEMMLGLAGYYFPIFEEELDRLDMPLELKYMAIIESALNPAARSRANAVGLWQFMYGTGKMYKLEIGTFVDERRDPVKSTKAAARYLNDLYRIYKNWHLVIAAYNCGPGNVNKAIRRSGGARDYWSIYYRLPRETRGYVPAFIAAAYVMTNYEKHNLQPRYPDFPIVADTMMVNSYLHFKQVAEITQVPIEVLRALNPQYRMDIIPAKADKPYVLKIPIETVADFIDNEEEIYAFKRDEFFPNNSIINPQSRSTYYPTDIKGKDKVIYTVKSGDNLGFISEWYHVGVSDLRYWNNIHRNLIRVGQKLSIYVPAGQADFYADVNRMSFSDKQAFKKKTPVTKAGSTSQQVTKSGEFVYYTVRRGENLWSIARKFPGVSNNDIIRWNDINNGKKIFPGQKLKIKPRS from the coding sequence ATGAGAAAAGGATTAGGAATACTCGTAGTTTTAGTAAGTTTTACCATTCAGAATGTTTTTGCAAAAAGGATCGAAAAAGCGGCAATAAAAAGGATAAGAACCATTGAGGTAGTTGCTTTGGATAGTGTACAGGGGTATCAAAAAAAATATGTTACTCCGGATGAAAATCTAAACGATATTTTTGCTGAAAAGATAGATAGCCTGGTGAATTCCTGGTATATGAGAAACGTATTTGATAGGCCTGAAAGAATAGAAAATCAAGATAGCATTCCTATTGTTTCACTGCCTGATTCTATTTATATCGAGCGGTTACAAGCCATTGACTCCTATGTTGATCTGTCATTCAACAAAACAGTTAAGAATTTTATTGAGCTTTATACCCAGCGCCGGCGTGATCAGGTTGAAATGATGCTTGGACTGGCCGGTTATTATTTTCCGATTTTTGAAGAGGAACTGGATCGACTAGATATGCCCTTGGAACTAAAATATATGGCTATTATTGAGTCGGCATTGAATCCCGCTGCCAGATCAAGAGCCAATGCCGTTGGTTTGTGGCAGTTTATGTACGGAACCGGAAAAATGTATAAGCTGGAGATCGGCACTTTTGTTGATGAACGGCGTGACCCTGTAAAATCGACCAAAGCCGCTGCACGTTACCTCAATGATTTGTATCGGATTTATAAAAACTGGCATTTGGTTATCGCAGCCTACAACTGTGGCCCCGGAAATGTGAATAAAGCAATCCGACGGTCTGGTGGAGCTCGGGACTATTGGTCGATCTATTATCGATTGCCACGCGAAACCAGAGGTTATGTGCCTGCATTTATTGCTGCAGCCTACGTAATGACTAACTACGAGAAGCATAACTTGCAACCTCGTTATCCTGATTTTCCGATTGTTGCTGATACTATGATGGTTAATAGTTACCTTCATTTTAAACAAGTAGCTGAAATAACGCAAGTGCCGATTGAAGTACTTCGGGCATTGAATCCTCAATATCGTATGGATATTATCCCAGCAAAAGCCGATAAGCCTTATGTGTTGAAAATACCAATAGAAACGGTTGCTGATTTTATTGATAACGAAGAAGAAATTTATGCGTTTAAGCGGGATGAATTTTTCCCCAATAATTCAATTATTAACCCTCAAAGTCGGAGTACTTATTACCCAACCGATATCAAAGGAAAGGATAAGGTGATTTACACAGTGAAGTCGGGAGATAATTTAGGCTTCATTTCAGAGTGGTATCATGTTGGAGTATCTGACTTGCGCTATTGGAATAATATTCATCGCAACCTCATTCGTGTCGGACAAAAGCTTTCCATCTATGTTCCGGCAGGACAGGCTGATTTTTATGCCGATGTAAACCGGATGAGTTTTTCGGATAAACAAGCTTTCAAAAAGAAAACACCTGTTACAAAGGCTGGATCAACAAGTCAGCAAGTAACGAAGAGCGGTGAATTTGTTTACTACACTGTTCGTCGTGGCGAAAACTTATGGTCTATTGCCCGTAAATTTCCCGGAGTGTCCAATAACGATATTATACGATGGAATGATATCAACAATGGGAAAAAGATCTTTCCGGGACAAAAATTAAAGATTAAACCCCGCTCGTAA
- a CDS encoding DUF5683 domain-containing protein, with translation MNYIKKAVLLILFITTGFITSAQKIVAADSVSVAIEKKHSPRKATIYSAVLPGLGQIYNRKYWKVPIVYIGFGAFAYFIDWNNDQYQLYRQAYADIVDNDPFTNSYEQFNEDGRWDNQRSQFTTRLKNAKDVSRRNRDLVVISTVAFYALNIIDASVDAHFFNFDISDDLTLNWTPGPLYTYNQKVVGIHCRIRF, from the coding sequence TTGAATTATATAAAAAAAGCCGTACTGTTAATCCTGTTTATAACCACAGGGTTTATTACATCAGCTCAAAAAATAGTAGCTGCTGATAGTGTCTCAGTTGCGATAGAGAAAAAGCATTCGCCACGTAAGGCCACAATTTACTCAGCTGTTCTGCCGGGCTTGGGGCAAATTTACAACAGGAAATACTGGAAGGTGCCCATAGTTTATATTGGGTTTGGCGCTTTTGCTTATTTTATTGACTGGAATAATGATCAATATCAACTTTACCGGCAAGCATATGCTGATATTGTTGACAATGACCCATTTACCAATTCATACGAGCAATTTAATGAAGATGGACGTTGGGATAATCAAAGGTCGCAATTTACCACCAGACTTAAAAATGCGAAAGATGTTTCCCGAAGAAACCGGGATTTAGTTGTTATTTCAACAGTGGCTTTTTATGCCTTAAACATTATTGACGCAAGTGTGGATGCACATTTTTTTAATTTTGATATAAGTGATGACTTAACCTTGAACTGGACACCTGGGCCGTTGTATACTTATAATCAGAAAGTAGTAGGAATTCATTGTAGAATAAGATTTTAG
- a CDS encoding ParB/RepB/Spo0J family partition protein: MAKRNALGRGLGALIDDADKNRDENSSISEIAIEEIEANPFQPRTTFDEEALKELAASIKEIGIIQPITLRKVGNHKYQIIAGERRFRASKIAGLQTVTAYVRMAEDEGMLEMALVENIQREDLDAIEIAISYQRLLEECKLTQESLSDRVGKKRSTVSNYLRLLRLPALIQKGIVDKTISMGHARALVNVKSPEDQLAIYEEILKNDYSVRKVEELVRLLNSPAEKPKSSAPKQRHPEEYGELKEHLSRFFKTDVDFSLNNKGKGKIVIPFGSSKDLERIIGILDKLNG, from the coding sequence ATGGCTAAACGAAATGCATTGGGAAGAGGACTTGGCGCCTTGATTGATGATGCGGACAAGAATAGGGATGAGAATTCTTCGATCAGCGAAATTGCAATTGAAGAGATTGAGGCCAATCCATTTCAACCCCGTACAACATTTGACGAGGAAGCATTGAAAGAGTTAGCGGCTTCAATCAAGGAAATTGGCATTATTCAACCCATTACTTTACGAAAAGTTGGAAACCATAAATACCAGATAATTGCCGGAGAGCGCCGGTTTAGAGCTTCGAAAATAGCCGGACTTCAAACAGTTACAGCCTATGTTCGGATGGCCGAAGATGAGGGGATGCTGGAAATGGCTTTGGTTGAAAATATTCAACGCGAAGATCTGGATGCCATTGAAATCGCAATTTCTTATCAGCGATTACTCGAAGAGTGTAAGTTGACACAGGAGAGCCTGAGTGACCGAGTCGGAAAAAAACGGTCTACCGTGTCTAATTATTTGAGACTATTGAGATTGCCTGCCTTGATTCAGAAAGGAATTGTTGATAAAACAATTTCGATGGGACATGCTCGGGCACTGGTGAATGTTAAGAGTCCTGAAGATCAATTAGCGATATATGAAGAAATTTTAAAGAATGATTACTCTGTTCGGAAAGTGGAAGAATTAGTCCGACTGTTAAACTCGCCTGCAGAAAAGCCAAAATCATCAGCTCCAAAACAAAGGCATCCCGAAGAATATGGAGAGCTAAAAGAGCATTTAAGTCGGTTTTTTAAGACCGATGTTGATTTTTCACTCAACAATAAAGGGAAAGGAAAGATCGTTATTCCGTTTGGTTCATCGAAGGATTTGGAACGAATCATCGGAATTCTGGATAAACTAAATGGCTAA
- a CDS encoding AAA family ATPase, whose translation MGKVIAFANQKGGVGKTTSAINLAASLAVLENKVLVIDADPQANATSGIGFDVRNVKTSIYECIIDDIDPRKIILNSEIEGLDLIPSHIDLVGAEIEMLNLPNREKVMKVVIEKIRDDYDFIFIDCSPSLGLITVNSLTAADSIIIPVQCEYFALEGLGKLLNTIKIIQTRLNPDLEIEGFLLTMYDSRLNLSNQVLEEVRTHFGEMVFEATISRNIKLSEAPSYGKPVVLYDASSRGAENYMDLAREILQKNDLTKIRNSEKIIE comes from the coding sequence ATGGGAAAAGTAATTGCTTTTGCAAATCAAAAAGGAGGCGTTGGAAAAACAACATCGGCTATTAATTTAGCTGCAAGTTTAGCTGTTCTTGAGAATAAGGTTTTAGTTATTGATGCTGATCCGCAGGCGAATGCGACTTCTGGAATTGGGTTCGACGTTCGAAATGTGAAAACAAGCATTTACGAATGTATCATCGACGATATCGACCCCCGAAAAATAATTCTGAATTCGGAGATTGAAGGCTTGGATCTTATTCCATCTCATATTGATTTGGTTGGTGCCGAGATTGAAATGCTGAATTTACCTAACAGGGAAAAAGTGATGAAAGTGGTAATCGAAAAAATTAGGGACGATTACGATTTTATTTTTATCGATTGCTCTCCGTCGCTTGGATTGATCACCGTTAATTCATTAACAGCAGCTGACTCAATTATCATTCCGGTTCAATGTGAATATTTTGCACTGGAAGGCTTGGGTAAATTGTTAAATACAATTAAAATCATCCAAACCCGTTTAAATCCTGATTTAGAAATTGAAGGCTTTTTACTAACAATGTACGATAGCAGGCTAAACTTGTCGAATCAGGTGTTGGAAGAGGTGCGAACTCATTTTGGTGAAATGGTTTTTGAAGCTACAATATCAAGAAATATTAAGTTGAGCGAGGCACCGAGTTATGGGAAACCTGTTGTTTTATACGATGCGAGTTCTCGGGGTGCCGAGAATTATATGGATTTGGCAAGAGAGATTTTACAAAAGAATGATTTGACGAAAATCAGAAATTCGGAAAAAATAATTGAATAA
- a CDS encoding bifunctional ADP-heptose synthase: MEKLKVEEVFKKFSNIRALVVGDAMVDSYMWGVVDRISSEAPIPILTINRQENRLGGAANVSLNLQALGATPVLVSMVGNDMKGDIFMQLLEKRNLTDAGILRSESRETTVKTRILSRSQQVVRVDEETAELISSQEEDVVFQRIEKLVEQQNFEIVIFVDYDKGIITQSLIERVTVLAKSKGILIAVDPKKRNFNNYSEVNLFKPNFKEFKEGLKLNFDKRDFQSILKAAEQFKKEKKLEIIFITLSELGVIISNGVKQNHFPAQIRDIADVSGAGDTVIAVASLCLAAGLPTKFMAQLSNLAGGLVCEKSGVVPIDSEQLRVEARKIKISK; this comes from the coding sequence GTGGAGAAACTAAAGGTTGAAGAGGTTTTTAAGAAGTTTTCAAACATTCGAGCACTCGTAGTTGGCGATGCAATGGTTGATTCGTATATGTGGGGAGTTGTCGATCGGATTTCATCTGAAGCACCTATTCCCATTTTAACAATCAACCGACAAGAGAATAGATTGGGCGGAGCTGCCAATGTATCTCTTAATCTTCAGGCTCTAGGGGCAACGCCAGTATTGGTCTCAATGGTTGGGAATGATATGAAAGGAGATATCTTCATGCAGTTGCTTGAAAAACGGAATCTCACTGATGCCGGAATTCTGAGGTCGGAAAGTCGCGAAACAACTGTTAAAACAAGAATACTGAGTCGTTCTCAGCAAGTTGTTCGTGTTGATGAGGAGACCGCCGAACTCATTTCTTCACAAGAAGAGGATGTTGTTTTTCAGCGAATTGAAAAGTTGGTTGAGCAACAAAATTTTGAAATCGTGATCTTTGTCGATTACGACAAGGGAATTATTACTCAATCGCTAATCGAAAGGGTGACCGTGCTCGCCAAATCTAAAGGAATTCTTATTGCTGTTGATCCTAAAAAGCGCAATTTTAATAATTACTCCGAAGTAAACCTGTTTAAACCTAATTTTAAAGAGTTTAAAGAGGGATTAAAACTCAATTTTGATAAACGGGATTTTCAGTCGATATTGAAAGCTGCCGAACAATTTAAAAAGGAAAAGAAGCTGGAGATTATCTTTATTACTCTCTCCGAACTAGGGGTGATTATTAGTAATGGGGTTAAGCAAAATCACTTTCCGGCCCAAATTCGAGACATTGCTGATGTGTCTGGTGCCGGCGATACGGTGATTGCGGTTGCCAGTCTTTGCTTGGCAGCCGGTTTGCCGACCAAATTTATGGCTCAACTTTCGAATTTGGCCGGAGGTTTGGTTTGTGAAAAATCAGGCGTTGTTCCAATTGATAGTGAACAGCTTAGGGTAGAGGCCAGGAAGATTAAGATTTCAAAATAA
- the priA gene encoding primosomal protein N', which yields MSDQLFADVILPLPLRDKFTYRVARHFEPSIKVGVRVVVQFGARKFYSALVYRLHQDEPTGDFEIKEIDAILDSEPIVNQAQIIAWEWITDYYCCSLGEVFKAALPSALKMESHSNICFNPNYEMDGQLTGEEEALLLMLQGRGQAYIKEVNQFLGKKSSYATLKVLLEKNAILIEEKMKDSYKPKTVSYVKLGGVIKAPADIANALEQVKRAKKQTELLEFFLNEAVYSSESESRIARKELLEQSGVSDAVLRAVVDKGILEIEDVEIGRLVMDHEEEQYLFDLNDAQKKALDQLKAEFKTNRPVLLHGVTSSGKTEIYIKLIEAVLAQGEQVLYLVPEIGLTSQLINRLKRAFGDRAGIYHSKFNDAERVEIWFNILQEKEDSYQVVLGARSSVFLPFKKLGLIIVDEEHENSYKQFDPAPRYNARDLAVVLGQIHKAPVLLGTATPSFESYFNAKLNKYALVELNERFKGIEMPEIEVADIRKATRQRQMKSLLTPALFNEVELALKNKEQVILFQNRRGFAPYIQCTTCGWIPKCKNCDVSLTYHKYRSSLVCHYCGHTTGLPANCGECHSDDIKTKGYGTEQIEEELGLLFPDAQIARMDLDTTRAKNSFEQLIYRFENRQIDILVGTQMVTKGLDFEHVRIVGILNADQLLNYPDFRSFERSFQLMAQVSGRAGRKNKRGKVVIQTSQASHDVLKEVVSNDFEQLFNRQMLERKLFRYPPYFRLIKVVVKHKNRERLDRGADQLASLFRKQFKNQVLGPEYPVVGRVQNWYQKEIWLKLDKNKQLPEAKKRIMEMVDQIKSLPNNTGLIIYADVDPM from the coding sequence ATGTCAGATCAACTGTTTGCCGATGTAATATTGCCTCTGCCTTTGCGCGATAAATTTACGTATCGCGTTGCCCGCCATTTTGAACCTTCCATAAAAGTAGGGGTTAGGGTTGTGGTTCAATTTGGAGCGCGCAAGTTTTATTCGGCCTTGGTCTATCGCTTGCATCAGGACGAGCCAACCGGTGATTTTGAGATCAAGGAAATTGACGCCATTCTGGATAGTGAGCCAATTGTGAATCAGGCTCAGATAATTGCCTGGGAATGGATTACTGATTATTACTGTTGCTCCCTCGGAGAGGTTTTCAAGGCAGCTTTGCCATCGGCGTTAAAGATGGAAAGTCATTCCAATATCTGTTTCAACCCAAATTACGAAATGGATGGACAACTGACAGGTGAGGAGGAAGCCTTGTTGCTGATGTTGCAGGGGCGAGGACAAGCCTATATCAAGGAGGTCAATCAGTTTTTAGGTAAAAAATCTTCGTATGCAACGCTGAAAGTTTTGTTGGAAAAGAATGCTATCCTGATTGAAGAAAAAATGAAGGATAGTTACAAACCAAAAACCGTGAGCTATGTGAAGCTGGGGGGAGTGATCAAAGCTCCAGCGGACATCGCCAATGCGCTTGAGCAGGTAAAACGAGCTAAAAAGCAAACTGAATTGCTTGAATTCTTTTTAAATGAAGCGGTTTATTCAAGCGAATCAGAAAGTCGTATTGCTCGAAAAGAATTGCTCGAACAAAGTGGTGTCTCTGATGCGGTTTTAAGAGCAGTTGTGGACAAGGGAATTCTTGAAATTGAAGATGTTGAAATTGGACGACTGGTGATGGATCACGAGGAAGAACAATATTTGTTTGATTTGAACGATGCCCAGAAGAAAGCGTTGGATCAGTTGAAAGCTGAATTTAAAACCAATCGCCCGGTATTATTGCATGGCGTGACATCGAGTGGGAAAACGGAGATTTATATCAAGCTAATCGAAGCCGTTTTAGCACAAGGAGAGCAGGTGTTGTACCTGGTTCCTGAAATTGGGCTGACTTCTCAGCTGATTAATCGACTAAAAAGAGCTTTTGGAGACCGCGCCGGCATTTACCATTCGAAGTTTAATGATGCTGAGCGTGTTGAGATTTGGTTTAATATTTTGCAGGAAAAAGAAGATTCTTACCAGGTGGTTTTGGGCGCACGCTCATCTGTTTTTCTTCCATTTAAAAAGCTGGGGTTAATTATAGTGGATGAAGAGCATGAAAATAGTTACAAACAATTTGATCCGGCTCCGCGATACAATGCCCGCGACTTGGCTGTTGTTTTGGGACAGATTCATAAAGCTCCGGTTTTGCTGGGCACTGCCACTCCTTCGTTCGAAAGTTATTTCAATGCTAAGCTAAATAAATATGCCCTGGTTGAACTGAATGAACGCTTCAAGGGAATTGAAATGCCGGAAATTGAAGTGGCTGACATTCGAAAAGCAACCCGACAAAGGCAAATGAAATCGTTGCTAACTCCGGCCTTGTTTAACGAAGTAGAGCTTGCTCTGAAAAACAAAGAGCAAGTGATTCTTTTTCAAAACAGACGTGGGTTCGCTCCATACATCCAATGCACAACATGTGGATGGATTCCGAAATGTAAGAACTGCGATGTGAGTTTAACTTACCACAAATACAGGTCGAGTTTGGTTTGTCACTACTGTGGACACACGACCGGGCTGCCTGCCAATTGCGGCGAGTGCCACTCTGACGATATAAAAACCAAAGGCTATGGCACCGAGCAGATCGAGGAAGAGCTTGGGCTGCTTTTTCCCGATGCCCAAATTGCGCGGATGGATTTGGATACAACACGGGCGAAGAATTCGTTCGAACAACTGATTTATCGCTTCGAAAACCGGCAGATTGATATTTTAGTTGGCACACAGATGGTAACCAAAGGATTGGACTTTGAGCATGTGCGCATTGTGGGTATTCTCAATGCCGATCAGTTGTTGAATTACCCTGACTTTCGGTCGTTTGAACGTTCGTTCCAGCTAATGGCTCAGGTGAGTGGCCGGGCGGGACGTAAAAACAAACGCGGGAAAGTGGTTATTCAAACGTCGCAAGCAAGCCACGATGTACTGAAAGAAGTGGTATCAAATGATTTTGAGCAACTATTCAATCGTCAGATGCTTGAACGGAAACTATTTCGGTATCCGCCCTACTTCCGGTTGATAAAAGTGGTGGTGAAGCATAAAAATCGTGAACGGCTTGATCGGGGAGCCGATCAGTTAGCTTCGTTGTTTCGAAAACAGTTTAAAAACCAGGTGTTGGGGCCCGAATACCCGGTTGTTGGGCGAGTACAAAATTGGTATCAAAAAGAAATTTGGCTGAAGCTGGATAAAAACAAACAGCTCCCGGAAGCTAAAAAACGAATCATGGAAATGGTTGATCAAATTAAATCGCTTCCCAATAACACCGGACTAATTATTTATGCAGATGTCGATCCGATGTAA